In Dromiciops gliroides isolate mDroGli1 chromosome 5, mDroGli1.pri, whole genome shotgun sequence, the following are encoded in one genomic region:
- the PRR15 gene encoding proline-rich protein 15: MADSGGPGGGGGGSSGPWWRSLTSGSSSSKKKGKDSGGGGSGGTAQPPPPPAPQPGPREPSPPSPDLQHPGLPGTAEPPRLDRSGGEKSGGSRRNLKISRSGRFKEKRKVRATLLPDGPQEDLAFPCPPRDERQ; the protein is encoded by the coding sequence ATGGCTGACAGCGGCGGCcccggcggcggtggcggcggcagcTCGGGTCCCTGGTGGAGATCGCTCaccagcggcagcagcagcagcaagaagaAAGGCAAGGACAGCGGTGGGGGCGGGAGCGGAGGGACTGCGCAGCCTCCTCCCCCTCCCGCGCCGCAGCCGGGCCCCAGGGAGCCCTCTCCGCCCAGCCCCGACCTCCAGCACCCCGGCCTCCCCGGCACGGCCGAGCCGCCCAGGCTCGATCGCTCGGGCGGGGAGAAATCGGGCGGCAGCCGCCGCAACCTGAAGATCTCCCGCTCCGGCAGGttcaaggagaaaaggaaggtgcGGGCCACCCTGCTCCCCGACGGGCCCCAGGAGGACTTGgccttcccctgcccccctcgCGACGAGAGGCAGTAG